From Toxorhynchites rutilus septentrionalis strain SRP chromosome 2, ASM2978413v1, whole genome shotgun sequence, a single genomic window includes:
- the LOC129768850 gene encoding probable RNA helicase armi translates to MPASIERTSGCPGSCPNFLLKLYKKGVRPEDIGIITPYQQQVKTIRRILDESNLQKPKIGSVEEFQGQERMVIIISTVRTSKSLLQSDLQHALGFIASPKRLNVAISRARALLLIFGSPHLLSADKHWRNLLFRAINSGSYCGCDLPEHIDPTEPALNGDAHKEE, encoded by the coding sequence ATGCCAGCAAGCATCGAACGAACGTCGGGGTGCCCCGGATCATGTCCGAACTTCCTGCTGAAGCTCTACAAGAAAGGCGTTCGACCGGAAGACATTGGCATTATCACACCGTACCAACAGCAGGTCAAGACAATTCGGCGTATTCTGGATGAAAGTAATTTGCAGAAACCAAAAATCGGAAGCGTGGAGGAATTCCAAGGCCAGGAGCGTATGGTGATTATTATATCTACTGTGCGAACTTCGAAATCGCTGCTGCAAAGCGACCTGCAGCATGCACTTGGTTTCATTGCCAGCCCAAAGCGCTTGAATGTGGCCATCTCCCGTGCACGGGCGCTGCTTTTGATCTTCGGTAGCCCTCATCTGCTGTCAGCGGACAAACACTGGCGAAATCTGTTGTTCAGGGCGATTAATTCCGGTTCGTACTGTGGGTGCGATCTTCCCGAGCATATTGATCCCACGGAGCCAGCGCTGAATGGCGACGCACACAAGGAGGAGTGA